Proteins from one Bactrocera neohumeralis isolate Rockhampton chromosome 3, APGP_CSIRO_Bneo_wtdbg2-racon-allhic-juicebox.fasta_v2, whole genome shotgun sequence genomic window:
- the LOC126753990 gene encoding choline/ethanolamine kinase isoform X2: protein MSNLQTASLEEIREVAARLCRDYLTGRWKTISPADIIVKKINGGLSNFLYYVSLPTTDNNSQFITQNSTAPQGSEDYLRLNGESSDYTTGENNNEEQLPLVVRRKSNSEPNEVLLRIYGEVHGEEDDALGGIITESVVFALLSERNFGPKLYGIFPGGRLEQYLNARALLTRELAVPKISEKIAEKMAEIHTLDIPMSKEPEWLWNCMDRWLKTLKGILSRTDWGDQTPLVDVVRSFDFRKEKAWLQSVINEGNYKVLFCHNDMQEGNILYSNSNNSDKTNGASDSLISAEDELQTQYTQIRNDDEPDLQIIDFEYCAYNYRGFDLANHFIEWTFDYSNPAAPFYYHRKQHYPSTEQRQRFYSSYLRKLHDDLPGYTPTARELSDMDAEVRVFSMFSHLFWSVWSAVMTLATIEFGYWEYGVTRIREYQQLKETYERENAVES from the exons GCTTCTCTAGAGGAAATTCGCGAGGTTGCTGCGCGTTTGTGTCGCGACTACTTGACTGGCCGCTGGAAAACGATCAGCCCGGCTGATATTATTGTCAAAAAGATCAA TGGCGGCTTGTCGAACTTTCTATATTACGTCAGTTTACCGACGACTGACAATAACTCACAGTTTATCACACAAAATTCCACAGCACCACAGGGCAGTGAGGACTATCTCCGATTGAACGGTGAAAGTAGCGACTACACAACCGGTGAAAACAATAATGAGGAACAGTTACCTTTAGTTGTTCGACGAAAGTCGAATAGTGAGCCGAATGAG GTTTTACTTCGCATTTATGGTGAAGTACATGGCGAGGAGGATGATGCCTTGGGTGGCATCATCACCGAATCCGTTGTCTTCGCATTGCTGAGCGAAAGGAATTTCGGTCCAAAACTATATGGCATATTCCCTGGCGGCCGACTCGAGCAATACTTAAAC GCTCGCGCTTTACTTACACGTGAATTAGCGGTGCCGAAAATTTCGGAGAAAATTGCCGAGAAAATGGCCGAAATACACACATTAGATATACCAATGTCCAAAGAGCCAGAATGGCTCTGGAATTGTATGGACCGTTGGCTCAAAACATTAAAGGGCATTTTGTCACGAACCGATTG GGGCGATCAAACTCCACTGGTGGATGTGGTGCGCAGCTTCGATTTCCGCAAAGAAAAGGCTTGGCTGCAATCTGTCATCAACGAGGGCAACTACAAAGTGTTATTCTGCCACAATGATATGCAAGAGGGCAATATACTTTACTCCAATTCCAACAACAGCGATAAGACAAACGGAGCGAG TGACTCTCTGATAAGCGCTGAAGACGAGCTACAAACCCAGTATACACAAATCCGTAATGACGATGAACCAGATTTACAAATTATTGACTTCGAATATTGCGCGTACAATTATCGCGGTTTCGATCTTGCCAATCATTTTATAGAATGGACCTTCGATTATAGTAACCCTGCGGCGCCATTTTATTACCACCGCAAACAACATTATCCCAGCACGGAACAACGTCAGCGTTTCTATAGCTCATATTTGCGCAAGTTGCATGATGATTTGCCGGGTTATACGCCGACAGCGCGGGAACTCAGCGACATGGATGCTGAGGTGCGTGTCTTTTCCATGTTCTCGCATCTCTTCTGGAGCGTGTGGAGTGCGGTGATGACGCTGGCCACCATCGAGTTCGGTTACTGG GAATACGGCGTCACACGTATACGTGAATATCAGCAACTGAAAGAAACCTATGAGCGTGAGAACGCAGTGGAATCGTGA
- the LOC126753990 gene encoding choline/ethanolamine kinase isoform X1, whose protein sequence is MSNLQTRLDVECEKLRNFSWLHNGNIGETASLEEIREVAARLCRDYLTGRWKTISPADIIVKKINGGLSNFLYYVSLPTTDNNSQFITQNSTAPQGSEDYLRLNGESSDYTTGENNNEEQLPLVVRRKSNSEPNEVLLRIYGEVHGEEDDALGGIITESVVFALLSERNFGPKLYGIFPGGRLEQYLNARALLTRELAVPKISEKIAEKMAEIHTLDIPMSKEPEWLWNCMDRWLKTLKGILSRTDWGDQTPLVDVVRSFDFRKEKAWLQSVINEGNYKVLFCHNDMQEGNILYSNSNNSDKTNGASDSLISAEDELQTQYTQIRNDDEPDLQIIDFEYCAYNYRGFDLANHFIEWTFDYSNPAAPFYYHRKQHYPSTEQRQRFYSSYLRKLHDDLPGYTPTARELSDMDAEVRVFSMFSHLFWSVWSAVMTLATIEFGYWEYGVTRIREYQQLKETYERENAVES, encoded by the exons CGCCTAGACGTCGAATGTGAGAAGCTCCGAAACTTTAGCTGGCTTCATAACGGAAATATTGGTGAAACT GCTTCTCTAGAGGAAATTCGCGAGGTTGCTGCGCGTTTGTGTCGCGACTACTTGACTGGCCGCTGGAAAACGATCAGCCCGGCTGATATTATTGTCAAAAAGATCAA TGGCGGCTTGTCGAACTTTCTATATTACGTCAGTTTACCGACGACTGACAATAACTCACAGTTTATCACACAAAATTCCACAGCACCACAGGGCAGTGAGGACTATCTCCGATTGAACGGTGAAAGTAGCGACTACACAACCGGTGAAAACAATAATGAGGAACAGTTACCTTTAGTTGTTCGACGAAAGTCGAATAGTGAGCCGAATGAG GTTTTACTTCGCATTTATGGTGAAGTACATGGCGAGGAGGATGATGCCTTGGGTGGCATCATCACCGAATCCGTTGTCTTCGCATTGCTGAGCGAAAGGAATTTCGGTCCAAAACTATATGGCATATTCCCTGGCGGCCGACTCGAGCAATACTTAAAC GCTCGCGCTTTACTTACACGTGAATTAGCGGTGCCGAAAATTTCGGAGAAAATTGCCGAGAAAATGGCCGAAATACACACATTAGATATACCAATGTCCAAAGAGCCAGAATGGCTCTGGAATTGTATGGACCGTTGGCTCAAAACATTAAAGGGCATTTTGTCACGAACCGATTG GGGCGATCAAACTCCACTGGTGGATGTGGTGCGCAGCTTCGATTTCCGCAAAGAAAAGGCTTGGCTGCAATCTGTCATCAACGAGGGCAACTACAAAGTGTTATTCTGCCACAATGATATGCAAGAGGGCAATATACTTTACTCCAATTCCAACAACAGCGATAAGACAAACGGAGCGAG TGACTCTCTGATAAGCGCTGAAGACGAGCTACAAACCCAGTATACACAAATCCGTAATGACGATGAACCAGATTTACAAATTATTGACTTCGAATATTGCGCGTACAATTATCGCGGTTTCGATCTTGCCAATCATTTTATAGAATGGACCTTCGATTATAGTAACCCTGCGGCGCCATTTTATTACCACCGCAAACAACATTATCCCAGCACGGAACAACGTCAGCGTTTCTATAGCTCATATTTGCGCAAGTTGCATGATGATTTGCCGGGTTATACGCCGACAGCGCGGGAACTCAGCGACATGGATGCTGAGGTGCGTGTCTTTTCCATGTTCTCGCATCTCTTCTGGAGCGTGTGGAGTGCGGTGATGACGCTGGCCACCATCGAGTTCGGTTACTGG GAATACGGCGTCACACGTATACGTGAATATCAGCAACTGAAAGAAACCTATGAGCGTGAGAACGCAGTGGAATCGTGA